GTCGTGCAGCGCGGGGTTGTGCACGGCCCGCTCCAGGTATTCGTGTCCGACCAGGGTAAAGGAAAACGCCGGAAGGAATATGCCCACCGTGAGCGCGAGCGCGCCCAGCACTCCGCCGCCGATGTAGCCCACGAAGGTGCCGAAAATGATCAGGGGAGCAGGCAGCACGCCGCCCAGCGCGATGCCGTCGAGGAACTCGCGGTTGGTCATGAACCCGGCGCGCACCACGGCGTCATGCTGCAGGAACGGAATGGCGGTGTAGGCTCCGCCGAACGTCAGCAGGCCGGTGCGCAGGCCGGAAACGAACAGCGCAGGAACGGAGAGTGTGTGTACTGCCGACCCTGATTCCCGAATGCTCGATGCCGACGGTGGAGGCGGAAGCCAAAGTAAGCCGGCCGCCAGCAGGACCAACAGCACAAGCGCCACCACGCGCTTGCGGCGCCGCAGCGACGCATAAAGCGCTCCACAACCACCCAGCGTGAACAGGAAGTGCAAGCCAATCACGGAAGCTAGGAACCCGAGCGCGGCCAGCAGGCCGAGCCAAGGTGTGGTGAGCGCGCGGCTGCCGATGCGCCCGATGGCGCGCACGATCAAGGCCACGACCGCCGGCTGCACGCCGGCAAAGGCCGCGGCCATGCTTCCCTGATCGATGCCATGGCCAGCATAGAGCCAGGAAAGCAGGAGCATCAGCACGAAGCCGGGCAGCATGAATCCCAGCCCGGCCAGCACGCCGCCCAGACGCCCGCGGGAGAGCAGGCCGAAGTACACGCACAGCTCGTGCGCTTCCGGCCCGGGGAGCACCTGGTACACGGCGAGCGTGCGCAGGAAGCGGTCGTGGGTGACCCAGCGTTCGCGCTCCACCAGTTCGTGACGGATCATGTCGATCTGCGCCACGGGTCCGCCCCAGGCCAGCAGGCCGAAGCGCAAGAAGCGCAGGAACAGGCGTGAGTAGGACTCATGCGGCGGGCCGGGAATCGTCGGGACGTCCGCCAAGGCGTCCTCAGGCCGCAAAATCCAGACGCTGGCCTACGCCTTGGCGCAACGCCTTGTGGTAGACCGCCACCGCCGCAGCGACGTCTTCCAGCGCGACGCCGGTGCTGTCGAAGAGAACGATTTCCTCCGGTGAAGTACGGCCCGGCTTGCGCCCGGCTACCACATCGGCCAGTTCGGAGCACACCGATTCACGCGTCACCAGGCCCGCCTCGAGCGCGTGATGCAGTTCGCCGAACTCCGCGCATTGGGCGAGTGAATCCACGACGATTCGGGACACGGCCATCAGTTGCGGGTCGAGTTCCTGCTTGTCAGGACTGTCGGTGCCGACGGCGGCGATGAACGTGCCCGGCCGGACGTCTTCGCAGGCAAGGAACCAGCGGCGAGCCGAGGTGCAGGTGACGCACAGGTCGCTCTGGCGCGCGGCGGTGTGAAGCTCGTCGACGGCCTCTACCGCCACACCCAGCCGCTCGGAGAATTCCCGTGCGAAGTCATGCGCGCGGACAGGGTCGGCGTCCCAGGCGAAGACTTGCTTGAGCGTCAGCACGCGCGACAAGGCCAGCAGATGCGACCTTCCCTGATTGCCGCAACCGCAAACCGTGAGCACCTCGGACTCCGGCCGGGCCAGGTATCGCGCCGCCACCGCCGTGGCCGCGGCCGTGCGCTGGATGGTGATCTCGATGGAGTCCAGCAGCGCCAGCGGGTAGCCGTTCTCCGCGTCGCACAAGAGGATGACGCCCTGGATGTTGGGCAGGCCGAACCGCGATGCGTTGCCGGAAAAATTGCCGTTGAACTTGGCGGCGAAGTAGGCCCGCTCCAGCTTGAGGCCGGCTGCCTTCACGTGAAAGCCGCCGTCGGGAACATAGGCGCTGAGCACTCCCGGCGGCAGGCTTTCGCCCCGCGCGTGAAGTTGAAAGGCACGCTCGACCGCTTCCACGCATTCGCCGAGATCCAGAAGGGCTGCCACCTCGCGGCGCTGCAGCAGCAGCGTGCCCGCCGGATTGCCCGCTGGAGTATGCGACATCGACACGCCCGCCTCGGTCATGGCAGTGCCCGGTACAAGCCTTCCATCAGGTCCATGCCGCGGCGCAACAGCTCGTCGTCGGAGATATCCTGCTGCGCCCAGCCCAGCAGGACGCGTTCCACGCCCTCCCCTTCGCGGCGGCCGAACTTCTCGTCCCCGAGATCGGCATCGTGGATGATCTGCGCCAAGGCAGTGACGCGCGCATCGCGTATGCCGAACTCCTTCTGCAGGGTCTCGAAGGTGCAATCGTCGCCGCGGTGGCCGAATCCGCCACCCTGGAACATATCGAAAGGAACCGCGTTGGGATGACGCGCCGCATCTTCGGCAAAGGCAAAGCGCG
Above is a window of Terriglobales bacterium DNA encoding:
- the chrA gene encoding chromate efflux transporter, with translation MADVPTIPGPPHESYSRLFLRFLRFGLLAWGGPVAQIDMIRHELVERERWVTHDRFLRTLAVYQVLPGPEAHELCVYFGLLSRGRLGGVLAGLGFMLPGFVLMLLLSWLYAGHGIDQGSMAAAFAGVQPAVVALIVRAIGRIGSRALTTPWLGLLAALGFLASVIGLHFLFTLGGCGALYASLRRRKRVVALVLLVLLAAGLLWLPPPPSASSIRESGSAVHTLSVPALFVSGLRTGLLTFGGAYTAIPFLQHDAVVRAGFMTNREFLDGIALGGVLPAPLIIFGTFVGYIGGGVLGALALTVGIFLPAFSFTLVGHEYLERAVHNPALHDLLDGVTAGVVGLIAATTLDLARSALTSPASLAIFAVALLALILWRAGYAVAIVMLAAALAGWLWLR
- a CDS encoding ornithine cyclodeaminase family protein, encoding MSHTPAGNPAGTLLLQRREVAALLDLGECVEAVERAFQLHARGESLPPGVLSAYVPDGGFHVKAAGLKLERAYFAAKFNGNFSGNASRFGLPNIQGVILLCDAENGYPLALLDSIEITIQRTAAATAVAARYLARPESEVLTVCGCGNQGRSHLLALSRVLTLKQVFAWDADPVRAHDFAREFSERLGVAVEAVDELHTAARQSDLCVTCTSARRWFLACEDVRPGTFIAAVGTDSPDKQELDPQLMAVSRIVVDSLAQCAEFGELHHALEAGLVTRESVCSELADVVAGRKPGRTSPEEIVLFDSTGVALEDVAAAVAVYHKALRQGVGQRLDFAA